Proteins found in one Aquibium microcysteis genomic segment:
- a CDS encoding TRAP transporter large permease, translated as MTDTLIAIGGFVGLFVLIILRVPIGFAMGIAGVAGFAAVSGWKPGLNLLMNSPLRTASDYTLSVIPMFVLMGVFASASGMSRELFRANRAWFGHLRGGTAISTILACGGFAAINGSSVATAATMTTVALPEMRKAGMEPGLAAGTIAAGGTLGIMIPPSVTMLIYGILTEQDIAKLFMAGVIPGLLGILLYIAVVRIIVARRPELCPVGERMGRRERWSSLRDIWATLLLFAVIIGSIYGGFVTVTEAAGIGATGAFAIGVLRGRLNAALVVECLVEALRTTASIFVIAIGAYLFGYFLTVTQTAQALAEMLVELPIGPYGTLAIILLVYILLGAVMDELAIILLTVPIIFPVIVALGFDPIWFGVIIVMTVTLGLITPPVGMNVFVINSIARDVSLTTIFRGVAPFIAVDILRLVVLCAVPWLSLVIPNSMN; from the coding sequence ATGACTGATACGCTCATCGCCATCGGCGGATTCGTGGGTCTCTTCGTCCTGATCATCCTCAGGGTCCCGATCGGATTCGCGATGGGCATCGCGGGTGTGGCGGGTTTCGCCGCCGTCAGCGGCTGGAAGCCCGGTCTCAACCTGCTGATGAACTCGCCGCTCCGAACCGCTTCGGACTACACGCTGAGCGTCATCCCGATGTTCGTCCTGATGGGCGTCTTCGCCAGCGCCTCGGGCATGAGCCGCGAACTGTTTCGCGCCAACCGCGCATGGTTCGGTCACCTGCGCGGCGGGACGGCCATCTCCACCATCCTCGCCTGCGGCGGGTTCGCGGCCATCAACGGTTCGTCCGTCGCGACCGCGGCCACCATGACGACCGTCGCTTTGCCGGAGATGCGCAAGGCCGGCATGGAACCCGGGCTTGCGGCGGGCACGATTGCCGCGGGCGGCACGCTGGGGATCATGATCCCGCCGTCCGTCACGATGCTGATCTACGGGATCCTTACCGAGCAGGACATCGCCAAGCTGTTCATGGCCGGCGTGATCCCGGGCCTTCTCGGCATTCTTCTCTACATCGCCGTCGTGCGCATCATCGTGGCAAGGAGGCCCGAGCTCTGCCCCGTCGGCGAACGCATGGGGAGACGCGAACGGTGGAGCTCACTGCGCGACATCTGGGCAACCCTTCTGCTCTTCGCCGTCATCATCGGATCGATCTATGGCGGCTTCGTAACGGTGACTGAAGCAGCCGGCATCGGCGCGACCGGAGCCTTCGCGATCGGCGTGCTGCGCGGGCGCCTGAATGCGGCGCTGGTCGTGGAGTGCCTGGTGGAAGCGCTTCGCACCACCGCGTCCATCTTCGTCATCGCCATCGGCGCCTATCTCTTCGGGTACTTCCTCACCGTCACGCAGACGGCCCAGGCGCTGGCCGAAATGCTGGTGGAACTGCCGATCGGTCCCTATGGCACGCTGGCGATCATTCTGCTGGTCTACATTCTCCTCGGCGCCGTGATGGACGAACTGGCCATCATCCTGCTCACCGTGCCGATCATCTTTCCCGTGATCGTCGCGCTCGGCTTCGACCCGATCTGGTTCGGCGTGATCATCGTCATGACCGTGACGCTCGGCCTGATCACGCCTCCCGTCGGCATGAACGTCTTCGTCATCAACTCGATCGCCCGGGATGTGTCGCTGACGACCATCTTCCGCGGCGTGGCGCCGTTCATTGCGGTGGACATCCTGCGTCTGGTGGTCCTGTGCGCTGTGCCCTGGCTGTCGCTCGTGATCCCGAACTCGATGAACTGA
- a CDS encoding ABC transporter permease — MRNRQRPLNPRVVLVQQLAFLILLIGAWQFVSGRLIPPFYISNPLDIASVIWKWLADGSIWVHIRSTIVTLFMGYLVGAVLGIGLGLALGLSPKTERIVAPFIAALYGLPKVALLPLFVIFFGIGLVSKVALVASVVIFLLFYATLAGVRDIDRDMIDGLRLMGASGAEITRKVRMPAILPWLYTGLRTSLGYALTTTVVSEALSSNRGLGFLIEYSASQFHSAGVFAAVVVLLVLSSVIMVPLGMLERRSKPTRLSR; from the coding sequence GTGCGCAATAGGCAAAGGCCCCTGAACCCGCGCGTGGTGCTCGTCCAGCAGCTCGCGTTTCTCATCCTGCTGATCGGCGCCTGGCAGTTCGTTTCTGGACGTCTGATCCCACCCTTCTACATCAGCAACCCGCTCGACATCGCCAGCGTGATCTGGAAGTGGCTGGCCGACGGATCGATCTGGGTCCACATCCGATCCACCATCGTGACGCTTTTCATGGGCTATCTGGTCGGCGCCGTCCTGGGCATCGGCCTGGGACTGGCGCTCGGCCTGTCGCCGAAGACGGAGCGGATCGTCGCGCCGTTCATCGCCGCGCTCTATGGCCTGCCGAAAGTGGCGCTGCTGCCTCTGTTCGTCATCTTCTTCGGCATCGGTCTCGTCTCGAAGGTGGCGCTGGTCGCATCCGTGGTGATCTTCCTCCTCTTCTACGCGACGCTCGCCGGCGTGCGCGACATCGATCGCGACATGATCGACGGGCTGCGGCTGATGGGCGCCAGTGGCGCGGAAATCACGCGCAAGGTGCGCATGCCCGCGATCCTGCCCTGGCTCTACACCGGCCTGCGCACATCGCTCGGCTACGCGCTCACGACGACCGTCGTGTCGGAGGCCCTGTCCTCGAACCGGGGGCTCGGCTTCCTGATCGAGTATTCGGCCTCGCAATTTCATTCGGCGGGCGTGTTCGCGGCGGTCGTCGTGCTGCTCGTGCTTTCGAGCGTCATCATGGTTCCGCTCGGCATGTTGGAACGGCGGTCGAAGCCGACCCGGCTTTCGCGGTAG
- a CDS encoding ABC transporter ATP-binding protein, whose translation MTMAHLQLVRSEPSTGPSPARRRKIGLDKVAVDFTTRGKTFRAVENVTIEVPEMQFLALVGPSGCGKSTVLNMVAGLLAPSEGTVTYDGAPVQAANTRVGYMTQKDTLLPWRSVADNIGIAFELRCRKASAAERRERVAEMIDLVGLKGFERHFPAELSGGMRKRASLARMLIYEPETLLLDEPFAALDAQLRILMQQELLRLVERRQMTVILVTHDLEEAVLMADRVMVFTSGPGRIRTERDIPFERPRNAMELRFRPEFSAIHEELWSELKDEFAASVERERRAQ comes from the coding sequence ATGACCATGGCCCATCTGCAACTCGTCCGGTCCGAGCCCTCCACCGGCCCTTCGCCGGCCCGTCGGCGGAAGATCGGCCTCGACAAGGTCGCCGTCGATTTCACGACGCGCGGCAAGACGTTCCGCGCCGTCGAGAACGTCACGATCGAGGTGCCCGAAATGCAGTTCCTGGCCCTCGTGGGGCCGAGCGGCTGCGGCAAGTCCACCGTCCTCAACATGGTGGCCGGCCTGCTCGCGCCGAGCGAAGGCACCGTCACCTATGACGGCGCGCCGGTTCAGGCGGCCAACACCCGCGTCGGCTACATGACCCAGAAGGACACCTTGCTGCCCTGGCGCAGCGTGGCCGACAACATCGGCATCGCCTTCGAGCTGCGGTGCCGCAAGGCCAGTGCCGCTGAGCGCCGCGAGCGTGTCGCCGAGATGATCGACCTCGTCGGCCTGAAGGGCTTCGAACGCCACTTTCCCGCCGAGCTGTCCGGGGGGATGCGCAAGCGCGCTTCCCTTGCCCGCATGCTGATCTACGAACCGGAGACGCTGCTGCTCGACGAGCCGTTCGCCGCGCTCGACGCGCAGCTTCGCATCCTGATGCAGCAGGAACTGCTGCGTCTCGTCGAACGCCGGCAGATGACCGTCATCCTCGTCACCCACGACCTGGAAGAGGCGGTGCTGATGGCCGATCGCGTCATGGTCTTCACCTCCGGGCCCGGCCGGATCCGGACCGAGCGCGACATTCCCTTCGAGCGGCCGCGAAACGCCATGGAACTGCGCTTCCGGCCCGAGTTCAGCGCCATCCACGAAGAGCTGTGGAGCGAACTCAAGGACGAGTTCGCCGCCAGCGTGGAGAGGGAACGTCGTGCGCAATAG
- a CDS encoding FAD-dependent oxidoreductase, with protein MISRTDLGDGIVLLTIETSGPVNTLTKAFNQAFLQMVEEIVADDAVTGIVMTSAKDGFAAGGDLDELRAARVPADIVAIVSPFLAAIRKLETCGRPVVAALNGTALGGGYELALGCHRRIAADRPDALFGLPEAGLGLMPGAGGTQRLPRLVGLQAAADLILPGRTLATAAALKAGLIDAVVPATELLDACKGWIAANPAATQPWDRKGWTLPGLDPNTPRGRNFFTGAWARIRSKSAATNQAAMAILHVLHHGLERSLDAGIAVETRQFARLAVSEGARNRMRVLHYGTRAARPSVRPDGSLRRIAVVGGGQMGTGIAYTAALAGLSVALVEASRDKADEARDRIGKLAERQVERGRLSSDDATSLLGRIQTSESYAVAADADMAIEAVFERLDVKQDVLHKLDAAMRPGTTIASNTSTIPIGSLSTALRDPTRMVGMHFFAPVEAMKLLEIVRADATLERALRDAQMMASAMRKTILTVNDGLGFYTSRVVSSLSSEGMTLIAEGVPPQVIDNLMTTAGFAIGAATLADLTKIPLLGDILRSMSGPGSPKSMEGSKAVEALAKLAAAGRVGRPTGQGLFDYAEDGAAPWPGLTALFPATSIVPHEDVRARLLVTQSLEAVRALEDGVLNDPLSGDVAAVLGWGYPVHLGGPFAYVDGMGAARIVDQARELARDYGSRFDPPALLVAMARDGTRFHAL; from the coding sequence GTGATCAGCCGCACCGACCTTGGGGACGGGATCGTCCTCCTGACGATCGAAACGTCCGGCCCCGTCAACACGCTGACGAAAGCCTTCAACCAGGCCTTTCTCCAGATGGTCGAAGAGATCGTTGCCGACGACGCGGTGACGGGCATCGTCATGACCTCGGCCAAGGATGGCTTTGCGGCCGGCGGCGATCTCGACGAATTGCGTGCCGCCCGCGTGCCTGCCGACATCGTGGCGATCGTCTCGCCCTTCCTCGCGGCCATCCGCAAGCTGGAGACCTGTGGCCGGCCGGTCGTCGCAGCCCTCAACGGCACCGCGCTTGGTGGCGGCTATGAACTCGCGCTCGGCTGCCATCGCCGCATCGCCGCGGATCGTCCGGACGCGCTTTTCGGCCTGCCCGAAGCGGGGCTTGGGCTGATGCCCGGCGCCGGCGGGACGCAGCGCCTGCCCCGCCTCGTCGGCCTGCAGGCGGCGGCCGATCTCATCCTGCCCGGCCGCACGCTCGCCACGGCCGCCGCGCTGAAGGCTGGTCTGATCGACGCCGTGGTCCCGGCCACCGAGCTTCTCGATGCCTGCAAGGGCTGGATCGCCGCCAATCCGGCAGCGACTCAGCCCTGGGACCGCAAGGGCTGGACGCTGCCGGGTCTCGATCCGAACACGCCCAGGGGCCGCAACTTCTTCACCGGCGCCTGGGCGCGGATCCGCTCGAAGTCGGCCGCGACGAACCAAGCCGCCATGGCGATCCTTCATGTCCTGCATCACGGCCTGGAGCGATCGCTCGACGCCGGCATCGCGGTCGAGACGCGCCAGTTCGCCCGTCTTGCCGTTTCCGAGGGCGCTCGCAACCGCATGCGCGTGCTGCACTACGGCACCCGGGCCGCGCGGCCATCGGTACGGCCGGACGGTTCGCTTCGCAGGATCGCCGTGGTCGGCGGCGGCCAGATGGGCACCGGCATCGCCTATACAGCGGCCCTCGCCGGCCTGTCCGTGGCCCTCGTGGAAGCGTCGCGGGACAAGGCGGACGAGGCGCGCGACCGGATCGGCAAGCTGGCGGAGCGCCAGGTCGAACGCGGTCGCCTTTCGAGCGACGACGCGACGTCCCTTCTCGGCCGGATCCAGACCTCCGAAAGCTACGCCGTCGCCGCCGATGCCGACATGGCGATCGAAGCGGTCTTCGAGCGCCTCGACGTCAAGCAGGACGTCCTGCACAAGCTGGACGCGGCGATGCGTCCGGGCACGACGATCGCCAGCAACACCTCGACCATCCCGATCGGCTCGCTGTCGACTGCCCTCCGTGACCCGACGCGGATGGTCGGCATGCATTTCTTCGCGCCCGTCGAGGCAATGAAGCTGCTCGAGATCGTGCGGGCCGATGCCACGTTGGAAAGAGCCCTGCGCGACGCCCAGATGATGGCGTCGGCAATGCGTAAGACGATACTTACCGTTAACGATGGGCTCGGGTTCTACACCAGCCGCGTCGTGTCCAGCCTGTCCAGCGAGGGCATGACCCTCATCGCCGAAGGTGTCCCGCCGCAGGTGATCGACAATCTGATGACGACCGCCGGCTTTGCCATCGGCGCGGCGACGCTGGCCGACCTGACGAAGATTCCCCTGCTCGGGGACATCCTCAGATCCATGAGCGGACCCGGCTCGCCGAAATCGATGGAGGGGTCGAAGGCGGTCGAGGCGCTGGCGAAGCTCGCGGCCGCCGGCCGCGTCGGTCGACCGACGGGTCAGGGTCTGTTCGACTATGCGGAGGACGGCGCCGCGCCCTGGCCCGGGCTGACCGCGCTGTTTCCTGCAACCTCGATCGTCCCGCACGAGGACGTCCGCGCGCGCCTCTTGGTGACGCAGTCGCTCGAAGCCGTGCGTGCGCTGGAGGACGGCGTCCTGAACGATCCGCTCTCGGGCGACGTCGCCGCCGTGCTCGGCTGGGGCTATCCGGTCCATCTCGGCGGCCCATTCGCCTATGTCGACGGGATGGGTGCCGCGCGTATCGTGGATCAGGCGCGCGAACTGGCGCGGGACTACGGGTCGCGCTTCGATCCGCCGGCGCTGCTGGTGGCGATGGCGCGGGACGGCACGCGCTTCCACGCGCTGTGA
- a CDS encoding acetyl-CoA C-acetyltransferase gives MPEAYIFDSVRTPRGRGRPSGALHTLSPIDLGATVLLALDERTRFSRFEPEDVIFGCGDGVNDQGANIARSSVLHAGLPDGIPGCTISRFCASGLDAVNAAAARIMAGQADLLVAGGVEMMSIIPIAGTGGPNGTDAIFNDEAHFTPLGEAADLLATLCGHTRSDVDTFAAMSQERAAAAWSERRFDRSVVPVHDGNGVLMLDRDEHMRPGTTVDDLAKLPAAFKAMGEKGGFDAVVRQRYPQVAKVAHVHTAGNSSGIVDGAAAMLIGTAEAGRRMGLEPRAVIRSFANAAMDPCLMLAAPADATRRCLARAGRTLQDIDLYEVNEAFASVVLHFMERTGVGSDRINVNGGAIAMGHPIGATGVMLLGTLLDELERTGRESGVVTLCVGMGMGVATCIERVGGGS, from the coding sequence TTGCCAGAGGCCTACATCTTCGATTCCGTGCGCACGCCGCGCGGCAGGGGACGCCCGTCCGGCGCATTGCATACGCTGTCGCCGATCGATCTCGGGGCGACGGTGCTGTTGGCCCTCGACGAGCGGACCCGGTTCTCCCGCTTCGAGCCCGAAGACGTCATCTTCGGCTGCGGCGACGGCGTCAACGACCAGGGCGCCAACATCGCCCGCTCGTCGGTGCTCCACGCAGGCCTGCCGGACGGCATTCCGGGCTGCACGATCAGCCGCTTCTGTGCCTCCGGTCTCGATGCCGTCAACGCGGCCGCAGCGCGGATCATGGCGGGCCAGGCCGACCTGCTGGTGGCGGGCGGCGTCGAGATGATGTCGATCATCCCGATCGCCGGGACGGGCGGCCCGAACGGCACCGACGCGATCTTCAATGACGAAGCCCATTTCACGCCGCTCGGCGAAGCGGCCGACCTGCTCGCCACCCTGTGCGGCCACACGCGTTCGGACGTCGACACCTTCGCGGCCATGTCCCAGGAACGGGCCGCCGCGGCCTGGAGCGAGCGCCGCTTCGACCGGTCCGTCGTTCCGGTCCACGACGGAAACGGCGTCCTCATGCTGGACCGCGACGAACACATGCGGCCCGGCACGACGGTGGACGACCTCGCGAAACTGCCGGCCGCCTTCAAGGCCATGGGCGAGAAAGGCGGTTTCGATGCCGTCGTCCGCCAGCGCTATCCGCAAGTGGCGAAGGTCGCGCACGTCCACACCGCCGGCAATTCGTCGGGCATCGTCGACGGTGCGGCGGCCATGCTGATCGGCACCGCGGAGGCTGGCCGGCGCATGGGGCTCGAGCCGCGCGCCGTCATCCGCTCCTTTGCCAATGCCGCGATGGACCCGTGCCTGATGCTCGCGGCCCCGGCTGACGCGACACGACGCTGCCTCGCACGCGCCGGGCGGACGCTTCAGGACATCGATCTCTACGAGGTGAACGAGGCCTTCGCCTCGGTCGTCCTCCACTTCATGGAGAGGACGGGCGTGGGCTCCGACCGCATCAACGTGAACGGAGGCGCCATCGCCATGGGCCATCCGATCGGTGCGACGGGTGTCATGCTGCTTGGCACGCTGCTCGACGAGCTCGAACGGACCGGCCGCGAAAGCGGGGTCGTGACGCTCTGTGTCGGCATGGGCATGGGCGTCGCCACCTGTATCGAGCGCGTGGGAGGCGGATCGTGA
- a CDS encoding NAD(P)-dependent oxidoreductase: MKIGMIGLGHMGGAMAVRMIGSGHEVVGFDTSADAMRRLEAAGGQIAAHPRAVADDAELVLACLPGKKASFDTAFGDDGVVHGDRITTYVEMSTLGRDAVTQIGGSMAAAGIGFLDAPVSGGPRGAVEGLLTAIVSGSAESIEAARPALAAVASNIFVIGPEPGMAQVCKLVNNILSITAMVATCEAVSMGVKAGLDARTMIDVINVSTGRNSATMDKFPKSILPRSFSYGGPLAIGLKDIDLYLELAHDMRMPAAIGTTVSGVFNHIASKLGAESDYSTMIKVFEEWGEVVVGDSPDAPGG; this comes from the coding sequence ATGAAAATCGGGATGATCGGTCTCGGCCACATGGGTGGCGCGATGGCGGTCCGGATGATCGGGAGCGGTCACGAGGTGGTCGGCTTCGACACCTCCGCGGACGCGATGCGACGGCTGGAGGCGGCCGGCGGCCAGATCGCGGCGCATCCCCGCGCCGTGGCCGATGACGCCGAACTCGTCCTCGCCTGCCTGCCCGGCAAGAAGGCGAGCTTCGATACCGCCTTCGGCGACGACGGCGTCGTTCACGGCGACCGGATCACGACCTATGTCGAGATGTCGACGCTCGGACGCGACGCCGTCACCCAGATCGGCGGATCGATGGCGGCCGCAGGTATCGGCTTCCTCGACGCGCCCGTGAGCGGCGGGCCGCGCGGGGCGGTGGAAGGCCTGCTCACGGCGATCGTCTCGGGCTCGGCGGAAAGCATCGAGGCTGCGCGGCCGGCTCTGGCGGCGGTCGCCTCCAACATCTTCGTCATCGGGCCGGAGCCGGGCATGGCGCAGGTCTGCAAGCTGGTGAACAACATCCTGTCCATCACCGCCATGGTCGCGACTTGCGAGGCGGTTTCGATGGGCGTCAAGGCCGGCCTCGACGCCCGCACGATGATCGATGTCATCAACGTGAGCACGGGGCGGAATTCCGCCACCATGGACAAGTTTCCGAAGTCGATCCTGCCGCGGAGCTTCAGCTATGGCGGGCCGCTGGCGATCGGTCTGAAGGACATCGACCTCTATCTTGAACTCGCACACGACATGCGCATGCCGGCCGCGATCGGCACCACCGTCTCAGGCGTGTTCAACCACATCGCCTCGAAACTGGGGGCGGAATCCGACTACTCCACCATGATCAAGGTGTTCGAAGAGTGGGGCGAGGTCGTCGTCGGCGACAGCCCTGACGCGCCGGGCGGCTGA
- a CDS encoding ABC transporter permease — MTDSSRLWVQRAVLLAVMLASWEACARLISDRWISSPVAIAERLAQWMAGDLWYHMMITGAEIGAGLAIGIPLGVLTGMLLGRSQRMAAVFRPFIVLMNSLPIVALTPLLIMWFGLGMQPKIVLVAFVSFLLMFFNSFSGARAVDDELMDTLALMGADARERFVKVVVPSCLTWTIAGLKNALPYALIAAVIGEMMLSRNGLGHLITRSAQQFDMTGIYTALFVLMVVGAMINEATTLVENRLLRWRHLETRGR, encoded by the coding sequence GTGACCGATTCGTCCAGGCTCTGGGTGCAGCGCGCCGTGCTCCTGGCCGTGATGCTCGCGTCATGGGAGGCATGCGCACGCCTGATATCGGACCGCTGGATCAGCAGTCCGGTGGCCATCGCAGAGAGGCTCGCACAGTGGATGGCGGGCGACCTCTGGTACCACATGATGATCACCGGCGCCGAGATCGGCGCAGGCCTGGCGATCGGCATCCCGCTCGGCGTTCTCACCGGAATGCTGTTGGGGCGCTCGCAGAGGATGGCGGCCGTCTTCCGGCCGTTCATCGTCCTGATGAACTCCCTGCCGATCGTGGCGCTGACTCCGCTGCTGATCATGTGGTTCGGTCTCGGCATGCAGCCCAAGATCGTGCTGGTGGCGTTCGTCTCCTTCCTGCTGATGTTCTTCAACTCGTTTTCCGGCGCGCGCGCCGTGGATGACGAACTGATGGACACGCTGGCCTTGATGGGCGCCGATGCCCGGGAACGTTTCGTCAAGGTCGTCGTGCCGTCCTGCCTGACCTGGACCATCGCCGGGCTGAAGAACGCCCTGCCCTATGCGCTCATCGCCGCGGTGATCGGCGAGATGATGCTGTCGCGCAACGGGCTCGGTCATCTCATCACCCGTTCCGCCCAGCAGTTCGACATGACCGGGATCTACACCGCGCTGTTCGTCCTGATGGTCGTGGGAGCAATGATCAACGAGGCGACGACCCTGGTCGAGAACCGGCTGCTCCGCTGGCGCCATCTGGAAACCCGAGGACGATGA
- a CDS encoding ABC transporter substrate-binding protein — translation MTEYRKAFALSHSLRAFALAAAVAVSAPAIAQDTQTVTIATPGAALHFYPFYVAESEGLFEKEGIRIDWVDVGAGSRQIAAVAGGSADFAVVGMQPAMTARQNGADLVSVASLFNGYAIQLVLSNAAIEKTGISPEMPIDEKVEKLQAVSVGVTGIGSTTDVLLRSWLKQRGKDVEQRLTIQPLGSPPAMFAAFEQGAVDGFMLGSPFPQQAEAAGLGKIVIDPLTESIPELEGVPYTAIITRGALTKEKPELVQRMVNALTKAMLAQAADPDGVGARLKSYFPDTDQALFDGFEPTFRGKSATTPVTSREGYQKLLDWVAIASPEPVTVTYDEFVDDSFAEKAAAELLKQ, via the coding sequence ATGACTGAGTATCGGAAAGCATTCGCGCTGAGCCATTCCCTGCGGGCGTTTGCGCTCGCGGCGGCGGTCGCCGTTTCAGCACCGGCCATTGCCCAGGACACGCAGACCGTCACCATCGCCACGCCCGGTGCGGCGCTGCATTTCTACCCCTTCTACGTCGCCGAATCCGAGGGCCTCTTCGAAAAGGAGGGGATCAGGATCGACTGGGTCGACGTCGGAGCCGGTTCGCGCCAGATCGCCGCGGTCGCGGGCGGCAGCGCCGATTTCGCCGTCGTCGGCATGCAGCCGGCGATGACCGCGCGCCAGAACGGCGCCGATCTCGTCTCGGTGGCCAGTCTCTTCAACGGCTACGCCATCCAGCTCGTGCTTTCGAACGCCGCGATCGAGAAGACCGGGATCTCTCCCGAGATGCCCATCGACGAGAAGGTCGAGAAGCTTCAGGCGGTGTCCGTCGGCGTCACCGGGATCGGCAGCACCACCGACGTCCTCCTGCGCAGCTGGCTCAAGCAGCGGGGCAAGGATGTCGAGCAGCGGCTGACGATCCAGCCGCTGGGCAGCCCGCCGGCCATGTTCGCCGCATTCGAGCAGGGCGCCGTCGATGGCTTCATGCTGGGCTCGCCGTTCCCCCAGCAGGCCGAGGCCGCCGGGCTCGGCAAGATCGTCATCGACCCCCTGACCGAGAGCATTCCCGAACTCGAAGGCGTCCCCTACACGGCCATCATCACCCGTGGTGCGCTGACGAAGGAAAAGCCCGAACTCGTCCAGCGCATGGTCAATGCCCTGACCAAGGCGATGCTCGCCCAGGCAGCCGATCCGGACGGCGTCGGAGCCAGGCTCAAGAGCTACTTCCCCGACACGGATCAGGCCCTCTTCGACGGTTTCGAGCCGACCTTCCGCGGAAAATCCGCGACCACTCCGGTCACCTCCAGGGAAGGCTATCAGAAACTGCTCGACTGGGTGGCCATCGCCTCGCCCGAGCCGGTCACGGTCACCTATGACGAGTTCGTCGACGACAGTTTCGCGGAAAAGGCGGCGGCCGAACTCCTGAAGCAGTAG
- a CDS encoding aspartate/glutamate racemase family protein encodes MFPDVDFLVEGLGVSGMSEAGYAEAVARLETACASLARRGAEAVLLFGTSLSFFRGPAFNAELEHRMTQASGLPCRTLTSALVDALTIVSARRLAVATAYTHDVNALFTSYFSAEGFFIDAIDGLDIVSLSAAEQAGPEQIAALARRVRDQAPRADALVISCAGLSTHTVSPVLEAEFDLPVLSSAMVGAWAALRLTGRPGHAPGFGRLYQTEFPRKERT; translated from the coding sequence ATGTTTCCCGACGTCGATTTCCTGGTCGAGGGCCTGGGCGTGTCCGGCATGTCCGAGGCCGGCTATGCCGAGGCGGTCGCCCGGCTGGAAACCGCCTGCGCTTCGCTCGCACGCCGTGGGGCCGAAGCCGTCCTGCTGTTCGGCACGTCGCTGAGTTTCTTCCGCGGTCCAGCCTTCAACGCCGAACTCGAGCACAGGATGACGCAGGCGAGCGGTCTCCCCTGCAGGACGCTGACCAGCGCCCTCGTCGATGCGCTGACGATCGTGTCGGCGCGCCGCCTCGCGGTCGCGACGGCCTATACGCACGACGTGAATGCGCTGTTCACGTCCTATTTCTCGGCCGAGGGCTTCTTCATCGATGCCATCGACGGGCTGGACATCGTCTCGCTCTCAGCTGCCGAACAGGCCGGTCCCGAACAAATCGCGGCCCTCGCGCGCCGGGTTCGGGACCAGGCCCCGCGCGCCGATGCGCTCGTGATTTCCTGCGCCGGGCTCTCCACTCACACCGTCAGTCCGGTGCTGGAAGCCGAATTCGACCTGCCGGTCCTGTCGAGCGCCATGGTCGGTGCCTGGGCCGCGCTTCGGCTGACCGGCCGGCCCGGCCACGCACCGGGTTTCGGCCGTCTCTACCAGACGGAATTTCCAAGGAAGGAACGGACATGA
- a CDS encoding TRAP transporter small permease, giving the protein MTRVVDLISGFLLALIALTTFGEATLRYLFAIQIPDAYTLSGYAQAIAIFWGICSATYAGRHITVDLLWEYLGRNGRRLLDLVATLFSALFLGAMTWMLFAKVHRAHGSFEITSVLHWPIWPFIAAAAAGIAAAFFFAVLRLAKIARGGTGEIHD; this is encoded by the coding sequence GTGACGCGCGTCGTCGATCTGATATCGGGATTCCTGCTGGCCTTGATCGCTCTCACCACTTTCGGTGAAGCGACGCTCCGCTATCTTTTCGCGATCCAGATTCCCGATGCCTATACCCTTTCGGGCTACGCCCAGGCGATCGCCATCTTCTGGGGAATCTGCAGCGCGACCTACGCCGGACGGCACATCACCGTGGATCTCCTGTGGGAGTATCTGGGCCGGAACGGCCGTCGCCTGCTCGATCTCGTCGCGACGCTGTTCAGCGCCCTGTTCCTCGGGGCGATGACCTGGATGCTGTTCGCCAAGGTGCATCGCGCGCACGGCAGTTTCGAGATCACCAGCGTTCTTCACTGGCCGATCTGGCCCTTCATCGCGGCGGCCGCGGCCGGCATCGCCGCCGCCTTCTTCTTTGCAGTCCTGCGCCTGGCGAAGATCGCCCGCGGCGGCACCGGTGAGATCCATGACTGA